From Coffea arabica cultivar ET-39 chromosome 10e, Coffea Arabica ET-39 HiFi, whole genome shotgun sequence, one genomic window encodes:
- the LOC113713085 gene encoding probable calcium-binding protein CML44, with translation MSCLSANDLQRIFQKLDKNGAGLISIDQLKWLLEKIGFQTSIDDLQALMGSGKCLDSIDFFFFYDIVIEKQKKGGDEASDDLNDDGDLVKAFKVFDLNDDGFISCEELQSVLSRLGLWDEQNCQDCKRMISMYDMNSDGLLDFEEFKFMMLSDFS, from the coding sequence ATGTCTTGTCTGAGTGCCAATGATTTACAGAGAATTTTTCAGAAGCTTGACAAAAATGGTGCTGGACTGATAAGCATCGATCAGCTGAAATGGCTTCTCGAGAAAATTGGCTTCCAGACCAGTATTGATGACCTTCAAGCCTTGATGGGCAGCGGGAAATGCCTTGATTCTAttgattttttcttcttctatgATATTGTCATCGAGAAGCAAAAGAAGGGAGGTGATGAAGCCAGTGATGACTTGAACGATGATGGTGATCTAGTCAAGGCTTTCAAGGTATTTGATTTGAATGATGATGGATTCATCTCATGTGAAGAACTTCAAAGTGTACTATCAAGATTAGGATTATGGGATGAGCAGAATTGCCAAGATTGTAAGAGAATGATTAGCATGTATGATATGAATTCAGATGGCCtgcttgattttgaagaatTCAAGTTTATGATGCTTTCTGATTTTAGTTAA